The following coding sequences are from one Streptomyces dengpaensis window:
- a CDS encoding carbohydrate kinase family protein, with protein sequence MPAGALLVVGDVVTDVVARHRGPLAAGTDTAAAIRTLPGGAGANVACWAAHWGCADVRLLGRVGADAAGWHERELGACGVRPLLVVDPQAPTGTVICLVDTGASAERTFLTDSGASLRLAPDDWSPALLDGAARLHLSGYLFFSEPSRALVSVALESARSRGVPVSVDPASAGFLTELGVDRFLELSEGVDVLLPSRDEAYLLTGLPDPADAAAKLSRHVPLVVAKQGADGALVARSGAVRARVPAVPAAPRDTTGAGDAFTGAFLAALLGGAEPEEAAVQGCEAGAMAVERLGGRPPAGV encoded by the coding sequence GTGCCCGCGGGCGCTCTGCTCGTCGTCGGGGACGTGGTCACGGACGTCGTCGCCCGGCACCGCGGGCCGCTCGCGGCGGGCACCGACACGGCCGCCGCGATCCGCACTCTGCCGGGCGGCGCGGGCGCCAACGTGGCGTGCTGGGCGGCGCACTGGGGCTGCGCGGACGTACGGCTGCTCGGCCGGGTGGGCGCGGACGCGGCCGGATGGCACGAGCGAGAGCTCGGGGCCTGCGGCGTACGTCCCCTTCTCGTCGTTGATCCCCAGGCGCCGACCGGGACGGTGATCTGCCTGGTGGACACGGGGGCTTCGGCGGAGCGGACGTTCCTCACGGACAGCGGGGCCTCCCTGCGGCTCGCCCCCGATGACTGGTCACCGGCGCTGCTCGACGGTGCCGCGCGGCTGCATCTGTCGGGCTACTTGTTCTTCTCCGAGCCGAGCCGGGCGCTGGTGTCGGTGGCGCTGGAGTCGGCACGCTCGCGTGGCGTACCGGTCAGCGTGGATCCGGCGTCGGCGGGATTCCTCACCGAGCTGGGCGTCGACCGCTTTCTCGAACTCTCCGAGGGCGTCGACGTCCTGCTTCCCAGCCGCGACGAGGCGTACCTGCTGACCGGGCTGCCCGATCCCGCGGACGCGGCGGCCAAGTTGAGCCGCCACGTCCCCCTGGTCGTCGCCAAGCAGGGAGCCGATGGGGCCCTGGTGGCCCGCTCGGGAGCGGTCCGGGCCCGTGTCCCGGCCGTGCCCGCCGCACCTCGCGACACCACGGGCGCAGGCGACGCCTTCACGGGAGCCTTCCTCGCCGCCCTGCTCGGGGGCGCAGAACCCGAGGAAGCGGCGGTCCAGGGGTGCGAGGCGGGTGCGATGGCGGTGGAGCGGCTCGGGGGAAGGCCGCCGGCGGGCGTCTGA
- a CDS encoding pseudouridine-5'-phosphate glycosidase: protein MIVVSEEVREALDARRPVVALESTIIAHGLPRPRNLQVALELEGVVRREGAVPATIAVLDGRPHVGLDKEQVERVANEDGIRKLGHRDLPLAVAAGASGATTVSATALLAARAGVRVFATGGLGGVHREWTVTQDESADLGLLARTRITVVCAGVKSILDVPATLQRLETLGVAVTGYGTDRFPGFYLSDSGYPVDWTLQTPGQVAEVMRAQDALGAPESALIVANPVPEEEQLDPELHARVLADALRACEAEGVAGQAVTPFLLDYLVRHTDGASLNANLAAVRGNVRLAARIAAAWAGA from the coding sequence GTGATCGTGGTGTCCGAAGAGGTGCGGGAGGCGCTCGACGCGCGTCGGCCGGTGGTGGCCCTGGAGTCGACGATCATCGCGCATGGGCTGCCCCGCCCGCGCAATCTGCAGGTCGCGCTGGAGCTGGAGGGTGTCGTACGGCGGGAGGGTGCCGTCCCCGCGACGATCGCCGTGCTCGACGGGCGGCCCCATGTCGGACTCGACAAGGAGCAGGTGGAGCGGGTCGCGAACGAGGACGGGATCCGCAAGCTCGGTCACCGCGATCTGCCGCTCGCGGTGGCGGCGGGCGCGAGTGGGGCGACGACCGTGTCCGCGACGGCTCTGCTGGCCGCCCGCGCCGGCGTACGGGTGTTCGCGACGGGCGGGCTCGGCGGCGTGCACCGGGAGTGGACGGTGACGCAGGACGAGTCGGCCGACCTGGGCCTGCTGGCGCGTACCCGGATCACGGTGGTCTGTGCGGGCGTGAAGTCGATCCTGGACGTGCCCGCGACGCTGCAGCGCCTGGAGACGCTGGGCGTGGCGGTGACCGGGTACGGCACCGATCGCTTCCCCGGCTTCTACCTGTCGGACTCGGGATATCCGGTGGACTGGACGCTGCAGACCCCCGGGCAGGTTGCGGAGGTCATGCGCGCGCAGGACGCCCTGGGCGCTCCTGAGTCGGCGCTCATCGTCGCGAACCCCGTCCCTGAAGAGGAGCAGCTCGATCCCGAGCTCCACGCGCGCGTGCTCGCCGACGCGCTGCGCGCGTGCGAGGCCGAAGGCGTGGCCGGACAGGCCGTGACGCCGTTCCTGCTCGACTATCTGGTGCGGCACACCGACGGCGCCTCCCTGAACGCCAATCTGGCGGCGGTGCGCGGCAACGTACGGCTCGCGGCGCGGATCGCGGCGGCCTGGGCCGGGGCGTGA
- a CDS encoding VOC family protein: MTDNPTRLDHVVLWVRDPVASADFYEKAVGLEPLRVTEFAAGKASFPSVRLNDETIFDLAPLPMAANMDMVPGGADSAGHPVNHVCLSLQADDFDALRARLEERAVPVSGFSYDSYGARGKAKRSFYFRDPDGNVFEARHYE; this comes from the coding sequence ATGACGGACAACCCGACACGTCTCGACCACGTCGTCCTGTGGGTGCGCGATCCGGTGGCCTCCGCCGACTTCTACGAGAAGGCGGTCGGCCTGGAGCCCCTGAGGGTCACCGAATTCGCCGCCGGCAAGGCGTCGTTCCCCTCAGTACGCCTCAATGACGAGACCATTTTCGACCTCGCGCCCCTTCCCATGGCGGCGAACATGGACATGGTCCCGGGAGGCGCCGACAGCGCCGGGCACCCGGTCAACCACGTCTGCCTGTCCCTGCAGGCAGACGATTTCGACGCACTGCGAGCACGTCTGGAGGAGCGCGCCGTCCCCGTTTCTGGCTTCTCGTACGACTCCTACGGCGCCCGCGGAAAGGCCAAGCGCAGTTTCTACTTCCGCGACCCGGACGGAAACGTCTTCGAGGCACGGCACTACGAGTAG
- a CDS encoding glycerophosphodiester phosphodiesterase, with protein MHARVAAVTTAALLGGAFLMPPSPHARAGSQSTGPGSQSTGPVIVSHRGASAYAPENTLAAIDKAAQMGFSWVENDVQRTKDGELVVLHDATLARTTDVEEVYPNRAPWNVKDFTAAEIARLDAGSWFSPRYAGARVPTLKQYMDRVSHNHQKIVLEIKNPDLYPGIEQQTLKLLSNEGWLDPAHLTGSLIIQSFSVNSVRTVHDLSPGIKTAFLGRPSIALLPEYARFADAINPDHATLSSAYVSAVHGVDGPHGTPMEVFAWTVDDADGARRVAGFGVDGIITNMPDVVRKALP; from the coding sequence ATGCACGCGCGCGTTGCCGCCGTTACGACCGCCGCGCTTCTGGGGGGTGCCTTTCTGATGCCGCCCAGCCCGCACGCCCGTGCGGGGTCCCAGAGCACCGGTCCAGGGTCCCAGAGCACCGGTCCCGTGATCGTCTCCCACCGCGGCGCCTCCGCATACGCACCCGAGAACACCCTGGCAGCCATCGACAAGGCGGCCCAGATGGGATTCAGCTGGGTCGAGAACGACGTCCAGCGCACCAAGGACGGTGAACTCGTCGTCCTCCACGACGCCACGCTGGCCCGCACGACCGACGTCGAGGAGGTCTATCCCAACAGGGCTCCCTGGAACGTCAAGGACTTCACCGCCGCGGAGATCGCCCGCCTGGACGCCGGGAGCTGGTTCAGCCCCCGGTACGCGGGCGCGCGCGTACCGACGCTGAAGCAGTACATGGACCGTGTCTCGCACAACCACCAGAAAATCGTCCTGGAGATCAAGAATCCCGACCTCTATCCGGGCATCGAGCAGCAGACCCTCAAGCTGCTGAGCAACGAGGGCTGGCTCGACCCGGCGCATCTCACGGGCAGCTTGATCATTCAGAGTTTCAGCGTGAACAGCGTGCGGACCGTCCACGATCTGAGCCCCGGCATCAAGACGGCCTTCCTCGGCCGGCCGTCGATCGCGCTGCTGCCCGAATACGCCCGGTTCGCCGACGCGATCAACCCGGATCACGCCACGCTCTCGTCCGCCTACGTCTCCGCGGTTCACGGGGTCGACGGGCCGCACGGCACGCCGATGGAAGTCTTCGCCTGGACCGTGGACGACGCGGACGGCGCCCGGCGCGTGGCGGGTTTCGGCGTGGACGGCATCATCACGAACATGCCCGACGTGGTCCGCAAGGCTCTCCCGTAA
- a CDS encoding methyltransferase domain-containing protein, producing MTRTDGYLLDNRQTEAGQRFDAFATLFDPTTFRHIERFGIGSGWRCWEVGAGGTSVVSWLAKKVGPTGRVVATDIDTSLVASAARPPVEVRVHDVGAEEPPGEGFDLVHARLVLVHVPDRERALRSMVKALRPGGRLLVEDGDPALQPLICPDEYGPEQQLANRLRQGFRSLLAERGADLAYGRKLPRLLREAGLHGVEADAYFPVTSPACAALESATVRQIRDQLVTAGLATHQDIDRHLANVASGSMDLATAPMISAWGAKGKRRQRS from the coding sequence ATGACGCGAACCGACGGCTATCTCCTCGACAACCGGCAGACCGAGGCGGGGCAGCGCTTCGACGCCTTCGCCACTCTCTTCGACCCCACGACGTTCCGGCACATCGAGCGCTTCGGCATCGGCTCCGGCTGGCGCTGCTGGGAGGTCGGCGCGGGCGGCACGTCCGTGGTGTCCTGGCTCGCCAAGAAGGTCGGCCCGACCGGGCGGGTCGTCGCGACCGACATCGACACCTCACTGGTGGCCTCGGCTGCCCGGCCGCCAGTTGAGGTCCGCGTGCACGACGTGGGCGCCGAGGAACCGCCGGGGGAGGGCTTCGACCTGGTGCACGCCCGGCTCGTGCTCGTCCATGTCCCTGACCGGGAGCGGGCGTTGCGGTCGATGGTCAAGGCCCTGCGCCCCGGTGGCCGGCTCCTCGTCGAGGACGGGGACCCCGCGCTGCAGCCCCTGATCTGCCCCGACGAGTACGGCCCCGAGCAACAGCTCGCGAACCGGCTGCGCCAGGGCTTCCGCAGTCTGCTCGCGGAGCGCGGCGCCGACCTCGCGTACGGCCGCAAACTCCCGCGCCTGCTGCGCGAGGCGGGACTGCACGGCGTGGAGGCCGACGCGTACTTCCCCGTCACGTCGCCCGCCTGCGCCGCCCTGGAGTCCGCGACGGTCCGTCAGATCCGCGACCAGCTCGTCACCGCGGGCCTGGCCACCCACCAGGACATCGACCGCCACCTGGCCAACGTCGCCTCCGGCTCCATGGACCTGGCGACGGCACCGATGATCTCGGCGTGGGGCGCAAAGGGTAAGAGGAGACAGAGGAGTTGA
- a CDS encoding methylated-DNA--[protein]-cysteine S-methyltransferase, producing the protein MDSHGQYEQQVVWTVVGTDIGPLLLAATRDGLVNVVFHATDAVRDKALGHLASRLGTEPVEAPESPLLTDAIGQVAAYFAGERHDFELPLDWSLISGFNRQVLRELASGVPYGSVVGYGDLAGRVGQPGAAQAVGVAMGSNPLPVVVPCHRVVESDGGIGGFGGGLETKRKLLALEGVLPEPLF; encoded by the coding sequence ATGGACAGTCATGGGCAGTACGAACAGCAGGTCGTATGGACCGTCGTCGGCACGGACATCGGTCCGCTGCTGCTGGCGGCGACGCGCGACGGCCTGGTGAACGTCGTGTTCCACGCCACGGACGCGGTGCGTGACAAGGCGCTCGGCCACCTCGCTTCCCGTCTGGGCACCGAGCCCGTCGAGGCACCCGAGTCTCCGCTGCTGACCGATGCGATAGGTCAGGTCGCGGCTTACTTCGCGGGCGAGCGGCACGACTTCGAACTGCCGCTTGACTGGTCGCTGATCTCCGGATTCAACCGCCAGGTGCTGCGCGAGCTGGCGTCCGGCGTCCCGTACGGCTCGGTCGTGGGCTATGGCGACCTGGCCGGGCGAGTCGGCCAGCCGGGCGCGGCGCAGGCCGTGGGGGTGGCCATGGGCTCGAATCCGCTGCCGGTCGTCGTGCCGTGCCACCGGGTGGTCGAGAGCGACGGGGGTATCGGCGGGTTCGGGGGCGGTCTGGAGACCAAGCGGAAGCTGCTCGCGCTGGAAGGGGTGCTTCCGGAGCCGCTGTTCTGA